In Rhineura floridana isolate rRhiFlo1 chromosome 12, rRhiFlo1.hap2, whole genome shotgun sequence, a single window of DNA contains:
- the FHIP2B gene encoding FHF complex subunit HOOK-interacting protein 2B isoform X3: MALLGRLGALLQRAVETEEPRLDLPAAFTDHWKGITHYYLEATDENKPAKETDIPWRLKQMLDILVYEEKQQQPSGETGPCLEYLLQHKILETLSTLGKAEYPPGMRSHVLLFFSRLLGQMQCPLLHYLNVYRPVQKLLHHGSDALGSEPEKEMVQFVAVLCTKIRQEPALLPYVLEGKSVASGQTVDQAFQSLEAAAEPVLDPLRSLPTPVEQDRGLCPDEASRGEPLTEPAASASNLVTALIRLCKSKKRKVALKAQENLLLLTGIDDPTAARALARDGVLCLLVADHLCTLYDTVPATVNPADVATLPPVCWRLQGSSLEENAFPGQPSLEAFFGWLDLCDCLVKEAHPVVAGAISETVAQRFLLGKLQPQLLQISERGILFSTAVLTGLAGQIHAPALLRKLVGFVLGTKGESAVPEDPEQQQQHLLYRHLVEHCNHLSDEISIATLRLFEKLLCLPDQRVVQNLVLCHLEERSYILRSPFGQEEPVAREEEQPCEDGLRELEEDPYFGDGFPGTSFQVSTKPVTPARKLHGQPEGNVGAKQIVSRIVGPGPSLGRVASILHPSLPASSAWFLVKRRPQSTWRRQDMTPMSMMLVLCLRNVVPRPPTGTGHRLPGPWRAAWAVPAFMKALS; this comes from the exons ATGGCGCTGCTCGGCCGCCTGGGTGCTCTCCTGCAGCGGGCGGTGGAGACG GAGGAGCCGCGCCTGGACCTCCCGGCCGCCTTCACGGACCACTGGAAGGGCATCACCCACTACTACCTGGAGGCCACCG atgaaaacaaaccAGCAAAAGAGACGGACATCCCCTGGCGCTTGAAACAGATGCTAGACATCCTGGTGTatgaggagaagcagcagcagccatcaGGCGAGACTGGACCCTGCTTGGAGTACTTGCTTCAACACAAAATCTTGGAGACCCTCAGTACTCTGGGAAAAGCGGAG TACCCCCCAGGAATGAGGTCTCATGTGCTCTTGTTCTTCAGTCGCTTGCTGGGACAAATGCAGTGCCCTTTGCTGCATTATCTGAACGTGTACAGGCCTGTCCAG AAACTGCTTCACCATGGGAGCGATGCGCTTGGCTCTGAGCCTGAGAAGGAAATGGTGCAGTTTGTTGCTGTCCTCTGTACCAAGATCAGACAGGAGCCTGCCCTGCTTCCCTATGTCCTTGAG GGCAAGAGTGTGGCAAGTGGGCAGACAGTGGATCAGGCCTTCCAGTCTCTGGAAGCCGCAGCTGAGCCTGTCCTGGACCCTCTCCGGTCCCTGCCCACTCCTGTGGAGCAGGACAGAGGGCTGTGTCCAGATGAAGCTTCTCGTGGGGAGCCACTCACAGAACCAGCCGCATCTGCATCGAACCTGGTGACCGCTCTGATCAGATTATGCAAGAGTAAG aagaggaaggttGCCCTAAAAGCTCAGGAGAATCTACTGCTGCTCACTGGCATTGATGACCCAACAGCTGCCCGGGCTCTGGCTCGAGACGGCGTGCTGTGCCTCCTGGTGGCTGACCATCTCTGCACACTCTACGACACTGTCCCAGCTACTGTCAACCCTGCTGATGTTGCCACGCTTCCGCCTGTTTGCTGGAG GCTTCAGGGCAGCTCTCTCGAGGAGAATGCCTTTCCAGGACAACCCAGCCTGGAGGCTTTCTTTGGCTGGCTCGATCTCTGTGACTGTCTTGTGAAAGAGGCCCACCCG GTTGTTGCAGGCGCCATCAGTGAGACGGTGGCTCAGAGGTTCCTCCTGGGGAAGCTGCAGCCTCAGCTCCTGCAGAT ATCAGAACGTGGCATCCTCTTCTCGACGGCTGTCCTGACTGGCTTGGCAGGACAGATACACGCTCCTGCCCTCCTCCGGAAATTGGTTGGGTTTGTGTTGGGGACCAAGGGGGAGTCTGCAGTGCCGGAGGacccagagcagcagcagcagcaccttctCTACCGCCACCTGGTAGAGCACTGCAACCACTTGTCTGACGAG ATCAGCATTGCCACCTTGAGGTTGTTTGAGAAGCTGCTTTGCCTTCCCGATCAACGCGTCGTACAGAACCTGGTTTTGTGCCACCTGGAGGAGCGCAGCTACATCCTGAGAAGCCCATTTGGGCAGGAGGAGCCTGTTGCCCGTGAGGAAGAGCAGCCCTGCGAGGATGGCCT cagagaactagaagaggatCCGTACTTCGGAGATGGATTCCCAGGCACCAGCTTCCAGGTCTCCACAAAGCCTGTCACTCCCGCCCGAAAGCTGCATGGGCAGCCAGAGGGAAACGTGGGCGCGAAGCAGATCGTCAGTAG GATTGTGGGCCCTGGTCCTTCTCTCGGTCGTGTCGCCTCCATCCTGCATCCTTCTCTCCCAGCTTCCTCTGCCTGGTTCCTAGTGAAGCGAAGACCTCAGTCTACCTGGAGGAGGCAGGATATGACACCTATGTCCATGATGCTAGTGCTCTG TTTAAGGAATGTTGTGCCAAGGCCTCCCACTGGGACTGGCCACAGGCTTCCCGGCCCTTGGAGAGCTGCATGGGCAGTACCTGCTTTCATGAAGGCCCTTTCCTGA